From [Clostridium] symbiosum, a single genomic window includes:
- a CDS encoding carbon-nitrogen hydrolase family protein, which translates to MRKYMIAMVQMDTQNDKGENLRKAEAWIDEAASMGAKLICFPEVMNLIGRNVGEGGGKEQIPGYTTEVLCRKAKEHGIYIHGGSITEELPGEKRSANTSVLISPEGEILARYSKLHMFDITLADGTPFNESDKVQPGEEIVTVETELGIFGMSICYDVRFPELYRLMALKGAQVIFVPASFTMPTGKDHWEPLLRARAIENGCYIVAPGQIGKKPAYVAYGNSLVADPWGTVVARAKDAPGITYAEIDLDYLDQIRKQIPSLENRRTDLYSVKNTKESL; encoded by the coding sequence ATGCGTAAATACATGATAGCAATGGTCCAGATGGACACGCAGAATGATAAAGGAGAAAACCTGAGGAAGGCGGAGGCCTGGATTGATGAGGCGGCATCCATGGGTGCAAAGCTGATCTGCTTCCCGGAGGTCATGAACCTGATTGGCCGTAATGTGGGAGAGGGCGGAGGCAAAGAACAGATTCCCGGATATACCACGGAAGTCCTTTGCAGAAAAGCAAAAGAACATGGAATTTACATTCACGGAGGCAGCATAACAGAGGAGCTCCCCGGCGAAAAGCGTTCCGCCAACACCAGCGTCCTGATTTCTCCGGAGGGTGAAATCCTTGCAAGATACAGCAAACTCCATATGTTTGACATTACCCTGGCGGACGGTACGCCGTTTAATGAATCGGACAAGGTTCAGCCCGGGGAGGAGATTGTAACCGTTGAAACGGAACTGGGGATATTCGGCATGTCGATCTGCTATGATGTCCGTTTCCCTGAACTTTACCGCCTGATGGCGCTTAAGGGGGCACAGGTGATTTTTGTTCCTGCCAGCTTTACCATGCCGACCGGAAAGGATCACTGGGAGCCGCTTCTTCGGGCAAGAGCCATAGAAAACGGCTGTTATATTGTAGCGCCGGGGCAGATTGGAAAGAAACCGGCCTATGTGGCCTATGGAAACAGCCTTGTGGCCGATCCATGGGGAACCGTGGTGGCCAGGGCGAAGGATGCGCCGGGCATCACCTATGCGGAGATCGATTTGGACTATCTGGATCAAATCAGAAAACAGATTCCTTCTTTGGAAAACAGGAGAACCGATTTATACAGCGTGAAAAATACAAAAGAGAGTTTATAG
- a CDS encoding nitroreductase family protein, producing the protein MEALQAIKERKSYRSTFKQEPIPREDLKELVEAGFLAPSGCNMQTTKFIAVDDPELVKKLADIYGHEWAATAPAAILLLTKHTVAPSGESYHIQDFAAAAENILIAAAAKGYATTWIEGQLHHNGEDRKMAELLGVPGDLNVAVYMPIGIPASTVPAAKKKTFEERVWFNRYGEN; encoded by the coding sequence ATGGAAGCATTACAGGCAATCAAAGAGAGAAAAAGTTACAGAAGCACCTTTAAACAGGAACCGATTCCGAGGGAGGATTTAAAGGAACTGGTGGAAGCCGGATTTCTTGCGCCGTCGGGCTGTAATATGCAGACAACCAAATTTATCGCCGTGGATGATCCGGAGCTGGTAAAAAAGCTGGCCGACATTTACGGTCATGAGTGGGCGGCCACGGCGCCCGCAGCGATTCTTTTACTGACAAAGCATACGGTTGCCCCGAGCGGCGAATCGTACCATATCCAGGACTTTGCTGCCGCCGCGGAAAACATTTTGATCGCCGCCGCAGCCAAAGGATATGCAACGACGTGGATAGAGGGCCAGCTTCACCACAATGGTGAGGACAGGAAGATGGCAGAACTGCTGGGAGTCCCCGGGGATCTGAATGTGGCCGTTTATATGCCAATCGGCATCCCGGCGTCCACGGTGCCTGCGGCAAAAAAGAAGAC